The Humulus lupulus chromosome 3, drHumLupu1.1, whole genome shotgun sequence genome window below encodes:
- the LOC133821315 gene encoding large ribosomal subunit protein eL21x/eL21w-like — translation MPAGHGLRSRTRDLFSRPFRKKGYIPLSTYLKTYKTGEYVDIKVNGTIHKGMPHKFYHGRTGHVWNITKRAIGVEVNKQVGSCIIKKRIHVRVEHVQPSRCTEEFRNRKLRNDKLKAEGKLKGEAISTKRQLEGPKPGFMVEGAQLETITPIPYDVVNDLKEIFQESKIFGL, via the exons ATGCCGGCTGGACACGGTCTACGATCTAGGACACGAGACCTATTTTCACGTCCCTTCAGGAAGAAGGGGTACATCCCTCTCTCCACCTACCTCAAGACCTACAAGACCGGCGAGTATGTCGATATTAAGGTGAACGGCACCATTCACAAGGGTATGCCCCACAAGTTCTACCATGGCCGAACTGGGCATGTTTGGAACATCACCAAGCGCGCTATTGGCGTGGAGGTTAACAAGCAGGTTGGGAGCTGCATCATTAAGAAGAGGATTCATGTTCGTGTGGAGCATGTCCAGCCCTCTAGATGCACTGAGGAGTTCAGAAACAGAAAGTTAAGGAACGATAAGCTCAAGGCCGAGGGCAAGTTGAAGGGTGAGGCCATCAGTACCAAGAGGCAGCTAGAGGGTCCCAAGCCAGGTTTTATGGTCGAAGGAGCTCAGTTGGAAACTATCACCCCCATTCCTTACGATGTTGTCAACGATCTCAAGG AAATATTCCAAGAGTCCAAGATTTTCGGTTTATGA